In Amycolatopsis coloradensis, one genomic interval encodes:
- a CDS encoding PadR family transcriptional regulator, which translates to MRRRPFPPEHGRPAFGPWARGGFGDFPPGPGGPGHRHRHGRRGGPGRRGKRGDVRAAILALLSEQPRHGYEIIREIGERSGGFWKPSPGSVYPTLQLLADEGLVISKDENGKKLFELTESGRAAAEQQDAVPPWEQIAHDVDPVEVNLRKAGATLAAAVAQVMHAGTESQQARTVDVLNEARRTIYGILGEAEDSTPDEDTE; encoded by the coding sequence ATGCGACGACGACCCTTCCCTCCAGAACACGGCCGACCGGCCTTCGGCCCTTGGGCCCGCGGCGGCTTCGGCGATTTCCCGCCGGGTCCGGGCGGACCGGGCCATCGGCACCGGCACGGCCGCCGCGGTGGCCCCGGGCGGCGCGGCAAACGCGGTGACGTCCGCGCCGCGATCCTGGCGCTGCTTTCCGAGCAGCCGAGGCACGGCTACGAGATCATCCGGGAGATCGGCGAGCGCAGCGGCGGCTTCTGGAAGCCGAGCCCCGGCTCGGTCTACCCGACCTTGCAGTTGCTGGCCGACGAAGGCCTGGTGATCAGCAAGGACGAGAACGGCAAGAAGCTGTTCGAACTCACCGAATCCGGCCGCGCCGCGGCCGAGCAGCAGGACGCCGTCCCGCCGTGGGAGCAGATCGCCCACGACGTCGACCCGGTCGAGGTCAACCTGCGCAAAGCGGGCGCGACCCTGGCCGCCGCGGTCGCGCAGGTGATGCACGCCGGCACCGAAAGCCAGCAGGCCCGCACCGTCGACGTGCTCAACGAGGCACGCCGGACGATCTACGGCATCCTCGGTGAGGCCGAGGACTCGACTCCGGACGAGGACACGGAGTGA
- a CDS encoding helix-turn-helix transcriptional regulator → MRDIPIDEVDHLDRAVVAIRTDYPPGHRILPHRHRRAQFLYSATGSMRVETADGTWTIPTRRAVLVPPETVHQVFTTTVSTRSLYIEPKAVPWFPRRCQVVEVSALLRELLNEAVGVPDLYTPRGRDAAVIGLTLHEIRRAAPIRLDLPLPKHDRLRTLCESFLDDPDIHDPVAGWAARLHVSERTLNRLFATETGLSFARWRQRACVLHSLSLLSEGRPIAGIAASLGYESPAAFSTMFTRLLGTSPKDYRAAVSK, encoded by the coding sequence GTGCGTGACATCCCCATCGACGAGGTCGACCACCTCGACCGCGCGGTGGTGGCGATCCGCACCGATTACCCGCCGGGGCACCGGATCCTCCCGCATCGGCACCGGCGGGCGCAGTTCCTCTACAGCGCGACGGGATCGATGCGGGTCGAAACGGCCGACGGCACGTGGACCATCCCGACGCGGCGGGCGGTGCTCGTGCCGCCGGAGACCGTCCATCAGGTCTTCACCACGACCGTGAGCACCCGGAGCCTGTACATCGAGCCGAAGGCCGTGCCGTGGTTCCCGCGCCGCTGCCAGGTCGTCGAAGTCTCCGCGCTGCTCCGGGAACTCCTGAACGAGGCCGTCGGCGTACCCGATCTGTACACCCCGCGTGGGCGGGACGCCGCGGTCATCGGCCTGACCCTGCACGAAATCCGCCGGGCCGCCCCGATCCGGCTCGATCTCCCGCTGCCGAAGCACGACCGGCTGCGAACCCTCTGCGAGTCCTTTTTGGACGATCCGGACATCCACGATCCGGTCGCCGGCTGGGCCGCCCGGCTGCACGTGAGCGAGCGGACGCTGAACCGGCTCTTCGCCACCGAAACCGGACTGAGTTTCGCCCGCTGGCGGCAGCGGGCCTGCGTCCTGCATTCCCTCTCGCTGCTGTCGGAGGGTCGTCCCATCGCCGGGATCGCCGCCTCACTCGGCTACGAGAGCCCCGCCGCGTTCTCCACGATGTTCACCCGGCTTCTCGGCACCTCGCCGAAGGACTATCGCGCCGCTGTCTCAAAGTGA
- a CDS encoding acetoin reductase, translated as MSKNVLVTGAARGIGKGIALRLAADGHDVAVNDVAANEAELEAVAKEIRETGRRSAAITADVSDPESVTAMVAETAAALGSLDVMVANAGIAQVLPLLEVTPEDWDRMMAVNARGMFLCYQAAAKQMIHQGNGGKIIGAASIVAHRPFALLGHYSASKWAVRGLTQAAAMEWARHGITVNAYCPGIVGTAMWDLIDEKLAESEGIRKGQAIEKYSNLIHLGRVSVPEDVAAYVSYLASPDSDYMTGQSVMIDGGIQFS; from the coding sequence ATGAGCAAGAACGTACTCGTCACCGGTGCCGCACGAGGAATCGGAAAGGGGATCGCGCTCCGGCTCGCCGCGGACGGGCACGACGTCGCGGTCAACGACGTCGCCGCCAACGAAGCGGAACTAGAGGCGGTCGCCAAGGAGATCCGCGAAACGGGACGGCGCTCCGCGGCGATCACGGCGGACGTTTCGGATCCAGAGTCGGTCACCGCCATGGTCGCCGAAACCGCCGCCGCGCTGGGTTCCCTGGACGTCATGGTGGCGAACGCGGGGATCGCGCAGGTCCTGCCGCTGCTCGAAGTGACCCCGGAGGACTGGGACCGGATGATGGCCGTCAACGCGCGCGGCATGTTCCTCTGCTACCAGGCCGCGGCCAAGCAGATGATCCACCAGGGGAACGGCGGCAAGATCATCGGCGCGGCCTCCATCGTCGCCCATCGGCCGTTCGCGTTGCTCGGCCACTATTCCGCGTCCAAATGGGCGGTGCGCGGGCTGACCCAGGCCGCCGCGATGGAATGGGCCCGCCACGGAATCACCGTCAACGCGTACTGCCCTGGCATCGTCGGGACGGCCATGTGGGACCTCATCGACGAGAAACTGGCGGAATCGGAAGGGATCCGGAAGGGACAGGCGATCGAGAAGTACTCGAACCTGATCCATCTCGGGCGGGTCTCCGTTCCCGAGGACGTGGCGGCGTACGTGTCGTATCTCGCTTCCCCGGATTCCGATTACATGACCGGCCAATCGGTGATGATCGACGGGGGAATCCAGTTCTCCTGA
- a CDS encoding DUF1206 domain-containing protein: MSATKARQVRHNTAVQVLGRIGMGCYGLVYLLIGYLAVRVAVGGGGQEADGRGAIAEVGSTAMGGVLLWVLAAGLVAYGLWQALLAAVGYTWIDERRTRTVKRVTSGVRCVVGVSLGVYAARVAAGAGQQGSGDQKQQEFTARLLELPAGPVLVTVVAVIVFGVAVGSVVKGVRRTFEQDLDLSRLPSGTRRWVERLGRIGYVARGVVFGVVAVLVGYAALTHDPARSGGLDAALRTLAAQPFGTVLLIVVALGVAAFGVYCVGAARAQRG; encoded by the coding sequence ATGTCCGCGACCAAGGCGAGACAGGTGCGGCACAACACGGCCGTCCAGGTGCTCGGACGGATCGGGATGGGGTGCTACGGGCTGGTGTACCTGCTCATCGGGTACCTGGCGGTGCGCGTCGCCGTCGGCGGTGGCGGCCAGGAGGCCGACGGACGTGGCGCGATCGCGGAGGTCGGCTCGACCGCGATGGGCGGTGTGCTGTTGTGGGTGCTGGCGGCGGGACTGGTGGCCTACGGCCTGTGGCAGGCGTTGCTGGCCGCGGTCGGCTACACCTGGATCGACGAACGCCGGACCCGGACCGTCAAGCGGGTGACGTCCGGAGTGCGCTGCGTGGTCGGGGTTTCCTTGGGTGTCTACGCGGCCAGGGTCGCCGCGGGCGCGGGACAGCAGGGCAGCGGCGACCAGAAGCAGCAGGAGTTCACCGCGCGGCTGCTTGAGTTGCCCGCCGGACCGGTCCTGGTGACCGTGGTGGCCGTCATCGTGTTCGGCGTCGCGGTGGGTTCGGTGGTGAAGGGCGTACGCCGGACCTTCGAACAGGATCTCGACCTTTCGCGGCTCCCGTCGGGGACCCGGCGGTGGGTGGAGCGGCTCGGCAGGATCGGTTATGTGGCAAGGGGTGTCGTGTTCGGTGTGGTCGCGGTACTCGTCGGCTATGCGGCGCTGACGCACGACCCGGCCCGCTCCGGTGGGCTCGACGCCGCCCTGCGGACCTTGGCCGCTCAGCCGTTCGGCACGGTACTGCTCATCGTGGTGGCCCTCGGCGTCGCGGCCTTCGGCGTGTACTGCGTCGGGGCGGCACGGGCCCAGCGTGGCTGA
- a CDS encoding sulfite exporter TauE/SafE family protein, giving the protein MLIEISVLLGFGCLSGVTTVLFGFGGGFITVPVVYAFALAEPEHALGAMHVAVATSTAVMVVNAGSATLAQLRTGRLRRDYLWPLIAFIGLGAVLGSFAATMADESVLRWLFVAYLALTIADSLVRKGFVSRRDDSRPRALGGITITAGGTGIGAVASFLGVGGSVLTVPLMRRKGLPMADAAALANPLSLPVAVIGTAVYAFAATGTVPGAAHLGYIDLVAAGALLCGSLPTIAVTRRVVGRIPDRAHAIAYLALLVTALIAVVVR; this is encoded by the coding sequence GTGCTGATCGAGATCTCGGTGCTCCTCGGGTTCGGCTGCCTGAGCGGGGTCACCACCGTCCTTTTCGGATTCGGCGGCGGATTCATCACCGTTCCCGTCGTCTACGCCTTCGCGCTCGCCGAACCGGAGCACGCGCTGGGCGCGATGCACGTGGCGGTGGCCACGTCGACCGCGGTGATGGTGGTCAACGCCGGGAGCGCGACCCTCGCGCAACTGCGGACAGGACGGCTTCGCCGCGACTACCTGTGGCCGCTCATCGCGTTCATCGGCCTGGGTGCCGTGCTCGGGTCCTTCGCGGCCACCATGGCCGACGAGAGTGTCCTGCGCTGGCTCTTCGTCGCCTACCTCGCGCTGACCATCGCCGACAGCCTGGTCCGTAAGGGATTCGTGAGCAGGCGGGACGACAGCCGGCCGCGTGCGCTCGGCGGGATCACCATTACCGCGGGCGGGACCGGGATCGGTGCCGTGGCGAGCTTCCTCGGGGTCGGGGGCAGTGTCCTCACCGTCCCGCTCATGCGGCGCAAGGGCCTGCCGATGGCCGACGCGGCCGCGCTGGCGAACCCGCTGAGCCTGCCGGTGGCGGTGATCGGCACGGCCGTCTACGCCTTCGCGGCGACGGGCACGGTTCCGGGCGCCGCCCACCTCGGTTACATCGATCTGGTGGCCGCGGGCGCGCTGCTGTGCGGATCGCTGCCGACCATCGCCGTGACGCGCCGGGTGGTCGGCCGGATCCCGGATCGCGCCCACGCCATCGCGTACCTCGCCCTGCTCGTCACCGCGCTGATCGCGGTCGTCGTGCGGTAG
- a CDS encoding YcaO-like family protein produces MGYEEFRPRLDGIEITDLEPELCFLVTPSGGQFYIAAPTREFRAWASRCDGTRTRAELLAGMTPDYEEMMEILEADGCLRHDRDTGADDVAATSILLTGSPALVEPLAEILDGSGYASVETVPYFHDLSGMDIENAVVVAAFDHPAYTELIALDALCAGSGVRWLPLRRERGRVIAGPAIAPDGIDFADVVARRRSAAQDPRVVEAFLSAPSDSTPLRPGDARWALTTLAVHLERWLSGGRSAMTTGEIELNPADLTEIRRPILPIPDRARPVPATTDPGLLVDDQTGIVTGVGEIPPAPGMPARLRVCAVDVADMRRVTNWPNDRQAFGTSWHDFDLARQSAIGEAVERYCGSWLAPEREVCFGSYKQFARYGIPALDPQRLNLYSATQYRSPGFPFAPLTRDTECSWVEGFSHTTDEPVWVPAFLFSNERRPGEAHFADPLIAGLASGTTEEHAVTSGLEEVLERDTTMLWWANTPRLGRLTIPDEIRSLIADATDDYEVTLIHLDNEFDVPVVAAVVLDRVRRWLSIGFATRPDALEAAKKALAEGFTLQHTCRALDDERELSGMRRDLPHLGNLKPHRADRRYLDSYREDFADVADLLCQQQIYLDPRAVKRVAPWVMDLPSRGWDDLPALGERRLKAYQARVEARGFEVISVDLTTCDVAAAGFHAAHTLVPGLVSNFPAGSPLWGNGRIADAAVRLGWRDGPLAEHELNVFPLPHA; encoded by the coding sequence ATGGGGTACGAAGAGTTCAGACCGCGGCTCGACGGAATCGAGATCACCGATCTCGAACCGGAGCTCTGCTTTCTCGTCACACCCAGTGGGGGGCAGTTCTACATCGCCGCGCCCACCCGGGAGTTCCGCGCCTGGGCGAGCCGCTGCGACGGCACCCGGACCCGCGCCGAGCTGCTGGCCGGCATGACCCCGGACTACGAGGAAATGATGGAGATCCTCGAAGCGGACGGCTGCCTCCGCCACGATCGGGACACCGGGGCGGACGACGTCGCCGCCACCTCGATCCTTCTCACCGGCTCGCCCGCGCTCGTCGAGCCCTTGGCGGAGATCCTCGACGGCAGCGGGTACGCGAGCGTCGAGACGGTTCCCTACTTCCACGATCTGTCCGGAATGGACATAGAGAACGCGGTCGTGGTCGCGGCCTTCGATCACCCCGCCTATACCGAATTGATCGCGCTTGACGCGTTGTGCGCCGGCAGCGGGGTGCGCTGGCTGCCGTTGCGCCGGGAACGCGGCCGGGTGATCGCCGGACCCGCGATCGCGCCCGACGGCATCGATTTCGCCGACGTCGTCGCGCGGCGCCGCTCCGCCGCGCAGGACCCGCGTGTCGTCGAGGCGTTCCTTTCGGCCCCCTCGGACTCCACCCCGCTTCGGCCGGGCGACGCCCGCTGGGCGCTGACCACTCTCGCCGTCCATCTCGAACGCTGGCTCTCCGGCGGACGATCCGCCATGACCACCGGCGAGATCGAACTGAACCCGGCGGACCTCACCGAGATCCGCCGCCCGATCCTCCCCATACCCGACCGGGCCCGGCCCGTTCCCGCCACGACCGATCCCGGACTGCTGGTGGACGACCAGACCGGGATCGTGACCGGCGTCGGCGAAATCCCGCCCGCACCGGGGATGCCCGCCCGGCTGCGGGTCTGCGCGGTCGATGTCGCGGACATGCGCCGGGTGACGAACTGGCCCAACGACCGTCAGGCCTTCGGCACGTCGTGGCACGATTTCGACCTCGCGCGTCAGTCGGCCATCGGCGAAGCGGTGGAGCGCTACTGCGGAAGCTGGCTCGCTCCGGAGCGCGAAGTGTGCTTCGGCAGCTACAAGCAATTCGCCCGCTACGGAATCCCCGCACTCGACCCGCAACGGCTGAACCTCTACTCGGCCACGCAGTACCGATCCCCGGGTTTCCCGTTCGCGCCACTGACCCGGGACACGGAATGCTCGTGGGTGGAAGGCTTCTCCCACACCACCGACGAGCCCGTCTGGGTTCCGGCGTTCCTGTTCTCGAACGAACGCCGACCGGGGGAAGCGCATTTCGCCGATCCGCTGATCGCCGGCCTCGCGAGCGGGACCACCGAGGAGCACGCCGTCACCTCCGGCCTCGAAGAGGTACTCGAGCGCGACACGACCATGCTCTGGTGGGCGAACACGCCACGCCTCGGCAGGCTCACGATCCCGGACGAGATCCGGTCACTCATCGCCGACGCCACCGACGACTACGAAGTCACGCTCATCCACCTGGACAACGAGTTCGACGTCCCAGTGGTCGCCGCGGTGGTACTCGACCGTGTGAGACGCTGGTTGTCGATCGGCTTCGCCACCCGGCCGGACGCGCTGGAGGCCGCGAAGAAGGCGCTCGCCGAAGGATTCACGCTCCAGCACACCTGCCGCGCCCTCGACGACGAACGCGAGCTGTCCGGCATGCGCCGGGACCTGCCGCATCTGGGCAACCTCAAGCCGCACCGGGCCGATCGGCGCTACCTGGACTCGTACCGCGAAGACTTCGCCGATGTCGCGGATCTCCTTTGCCAGCAACAGATCTACCTCGATCCCCGGGCCGTGAAGCGAGTGGCCCCCTGGGTCATGGACCTGCCCAGCCGCGGCTGGGATGACCTTCCCGCCCTCGGGGAACGGCGGCTCAAGGCCTACCAAGCCCGCGTCGAAGCCCGGGGATTCGAGGTGATCAGCGTCGACCTGACGACCTGCGACGTCGCGGCCGCCGGATTCCACGCCGCGCATACGCTGGTCCCAGGGCTCGTCTCGAACTTCCCCGCCGGTTCGCCGTTGTGGGGCAACGGAAGGATCGCCGACGCGGCGGTGAGGCTCGGCTGGCGGGACGGACCGCTCGCCGAGCACGAACTCAACGTCTTCCCGCTCCCCCACGCATGA
- a CDS encoding GNAT family N-acetyltransferase, with protein MLFDEHAALPGFAMTTVCEGGALGGFAYGVKQEAGWWPERATAPAPSWLDGEELFYVYELALLPELRGRGLGRALLDDLLKKRPERFAVLASRVEAPARRLYRRWGWRKVGEFDSGGIDLLALDLS; from the coding sequence GTGCTGTTCGACGAACACGCCGCGCTCCCGGGGTTCGCCATGACGACAGTGTGCGAAGGCGGAGCACTCGGCGGCTTCGCCTACGGGGTCAAGCAAGAAGCCGGCTGGTGGCCCGAACGCGCGACGGCTCCGGCGCCCTCGTGGCTCGACGGCGAAGAGCTGTTCTACGTGTACGAGCTGGCGCTCCTCCCCGAACTCCGCGGTCGCGGGCTTGGTCGCGCTCTGCTCGATGACCTGCTGAAAAAGCGCCCCGAGCGGTTCGCCGTACTCGCGTCTCGCGTCGAGGCGCCCGCTCGGCGGCTGTACCGCCGCTGGGGCTGGCGGAAGGTCGGCGAGTTCGACTCCGGTGGCATCGATTTGCTCGCGCTCGACCTCTCCTGA
- a CDS encoding VOC family protein, whose protein sequence is MSLGSAAHTSVIPSGIPCWIELACRDETATQTFYSGLFDWEYVVQRDPATPTGRYSIATLNGVPAGGLYRAGSGGPSGWSVHISVPQAAAAAEWVDSLGGQVTLGPVAIPHRGTIIHAVDACGAHVVFWEPPATWEFATGVPNTFSGADLNTHDGAAADHFYCRLFNYTSHQIGDGASLDYAEWLIEHEPVLYRYVMGSEYRPDTPPHWMVYFELDPARGADAAAGQALMLGGTVVVQPYDTPYGRMAILADPDGSVFAVIDHSRAVEGWGTAEVDDPYDD, encoded by the coding sequence ATGTCGCTCGGCTCGGCCGCCCACACTTCCGTCATACCTTCGGGAATCCCGTGCTGGATCGAGCTCGCGTGCAGAGACGAAACGGCCACGCAAACCTTCTACAGCGGGCTTTTCGACTGGGAGTACGTCGTCCAGCGTGACCCGGCGACGCCGACCGGCCGCTACTCGATAGCGACGCTGAACGGCGTCCCGGCCGGTGGTCTGTACCGCGCGGGTTCGGGCGGGCCGTCCGGCTGGAGCGTCCACATCTCGGTGCCCCAGGCGGCAGCGGCCGCCGAGTGGGTGGACAGTCTCGGTGGCCAGGTCACGCTCGGGCCGGTGGCGATCCCCCATCGCGGCACCATCATCCACGCCGTCGACGCGTGCGGCGCGCACGTCGTCTTCTGGGAGCCGCCCGCCACCTGGGAGTTCGCGACAGGGGTGCCGAACACCTTCAGCGGCGCGGATCTCAACACCCACGACGGCGCGGCGGCGGATCACTTCTACTGCCGCCTCTTCAACTACACCAGCCACCAGATCGGCGACGGCGCCTCGCTCGACTACGCCGAATGGCTCATCGAGCACGAACCCGTGCTGTACCGGTACGTGATGGGTTCGGAGTACCGGCCGGACACTCCCCCGCACTGGATGGTCTACTTCGAACTCGACCCTGCCCGCGGCGCCGATGCCGCGGCGGGACAGGCCCTGATGCTCGGCGGCACCGTCGTGGTCCAGCCCTACGACACCCCGTACGGCCGGATGGCGATCCTCGCCGACCCGGACGGTTCGGTGTTCGCCGTGATCGACCACTCGCGGGCCGTCGAGGGCTGGGGCACCGCCGAAGTCGACGACCCCTACGACGACTGA
- the rlmN gene encoding 23S rRNA (adenine(2503)-C(2))-methyltransferase RlmN, with the protein MTALPLVFDAPKRGLPPRHLADLSAAERAAAVAELGEKPFRAKQLSNHYFSRLTVNPEEMTDIPAASREKLVGDLMPTLLTEIKALACDDGTTRKTLWRAHDGTLLESVLMRYPDRATLCISSQAGCGMACPFCATGQGGLDRNLSTAEIVDQVRAAAAVMRDGAMPGGPGRLSNIVFMGMGEPLANYKRVVAAVRRITDPSPDGLGIGQRSVTVSTVGLAPAIRKLADEKMQVRLAVSLHTPDDELRDTLVPVNERWSVDEVLSAARYYADTSGRRVSIEYALIRDVNDQPWRAELLAKRLRQHLGQLVHVNVIPLNPTPGSKWDASPKPVEREFVRLVNAGGVACTVRDTRGQEIAAACGQLAAEN; encoded by the coding sequence ATGACTGCCCTCCCTCTTGTCTTCGACGCGCCCAAGCGCGGCCTCCCGCCGCGCCACCTCGCCGACCTCTCCGCCGCCGAGCGGGCCGCTGCCGTCGCCGAGCTGGGGGAGAAGCCGTTCCGCGCGAAGCAGCTTTCGAACCATTACTTCTCGCGGCTCACGGTGAACCCGGAGGAGATGACCGACATCCCGGCGGCGTCGCGGGAGAAGCTCGTCGGCGATCTGATGCCGACGCTGCTCACCGAAATCAAGGCGCTCGCGTGCGACGACGGCACCACGCGCAAGACGCTGTGGCGCGCGCACGACGGGACGCTGCTGGAGAGCGTGCTGATGCGCTACCCGGACCGCGCGACCCTGTGCATTTCGAGCCAGGCGGGCTGCGGCATGGCGTGCCCGTTCTGCGCGACCGGTCAGGGTGGTCTCGACCGGAACCTGTCGACCGCGGAGATCGTCGACCAGGTCCGCGCGGCCGCCGCGGTGATGCGCGACGGAGCGATGCCCGGCGGCCCCGGCCGTCTGTCGAACATCGTCTTCATGGGCATGGGCGAGCCGCTGGCGAACTACAAGCGCGTCGTGGCGGCGGTCCGGCGGATCACGGATCCCTCGCCCGACGGGCTCGGCATCGGTCAGCGTTCGGTGACGGTGTCGACGGTGGGTCTCGCGCCGGCGATCCGCAAGCTGGCGGACGAGAAGATGCAGGTGCGGCTGGCGGTTTCGCTGCACACGCCGGACGACGAGCTGCGCGACACGCTGGTGCCGGTGAACGAGCGCTGGTCGGTGGACGAGGTCCTGTCCGCGGCCCGGTACTACGCGGACACTTCCGGCCGCCGGGTGTCGATCGAGTACGCCCTGATCCGGGACGTCAACGATCAGCCTTGGCGTGCCGAGCTGCTGGCGAAGCGGCTTCGGCAGCACCTTGGCCAGCTGGTGCACGTGAACGTGATCCCGCTGAACCCGACGCCGGGCAGCAAGTGGGACGCCTCGCCGAAGCCGGTGGAGCGGGAGTTCGTCCGGCTGGTGAACGCGGGCGGAGTGGCGTGCACGGTCCGTGACACGCGTGGTCAGGAGATCGCGGCGGCGTGCGGTCAGCTCGCCGCCGAGAACTGA
- a CDS encoding class I SAM-dependent methyltransferase: MRWFPRALASFRRGGEEVLPSPNIWYYQKAYEVENRAQDVDDEIWRALAGYRDWSGADVLDIGCGDGFHLPRFAETARSVVGIEPHEPLVRDARKRVGRLENVEVRQGRAQRLPLPDAAFDVVHARTAYFFGPGCEPGLREAERVLRPGGLMMIVDLDVASEPYGRWMRLDLPHYDPPGVEKFFARQGFGCRKVMTRWLFEDAAAMEAVLKIEFSAPVAAKAIAEVRRLNEVSSGSGEKRMTLPVGYRVHTRVKPTGLVVPGHSVSSSGVESSASPRMP; this comes from the coding sequence GTGCGCTGGTTTCCCCGAGCCCTCGCCTCCTTCCGCCGCGGCGGTGAGGAGGTGCTGCCGAGCCCGAACATCTGGTACTACCAAAAGGCCTACGAGGTCGAGAACCGCGCGCAGGACGTCGACGACGAGATCTGGCGCGCGCTCGCCGGGTATCGCGATTGGTCCGGTGCGGACGTGCTCGACATCGGCTGCGGTGACGGTTTCCATCTGCCGCGGTTCGCCGAGACGGCGCGGTCGGTGGTCGGGATCGAACCCCATGAGCCGCTCGTCCGCGACGCGCGGAAACGGGTGGGGCGGCTGGAGAACGTCGAGGTGCGGCAAGGGCGTGCGCAGCGGCTTCCCTTACCGGACGCGGCTTTCGACGTCGTCCACGCGCGCACCGCGTACTTCTTCGGCCCCGGTTGTGAACCCGGCCTTCGCGAAGCGGAGCGGGTGCTGCGTCCGGGTGGGCTGATGATGATCGTGGATCTCGATGTGGCGAGTGAGCCCTACGGACGATGGATGCGGCTGGATCTTCCGCACTACGATCCGCCCGGGGTGGAGAAGTTCTTCGCCCGTCAGGGATTCGGCTGCCGCAAGGTGATGACGCGGTGGCTGTTCGAGGACGCCGCCGCGATGGAAGCCGTGCTGAAGATCGAGTTCAGCGCTCCGGTCGCGGCGAAGGCGATCGCGGAGGTCCGGCGCCTGAACGAGGTTTCGTCAGGCTCCGGGGAGAAACGGATGACGCTGCCGGTGGGCTATCGCGTGCATACGCGCGTCAAGCCCACCGGCCTCGTCGTGCCAGGTCACTCCGTGTCCTCGTCCGGAGTCGAGTCCTCGGCCTCACCGAGGATGCCGTAG